From a region of the Bermanella marisrubri genome:
- a CDS encoding BolA family protein: protein MPRRKYLLELQIMIQETIEQKLNDQFSVKHLEIVNESHMHSVPANSETHFKVVLVADEFAGMNKVKQHQAIYAALKDELAGPVHALALHTFAPDTWQKQSVPDSPNCLGGNGK from the coding sequence ATGCCAAGGCGTAAATATTTATTAGAGTTGCAGATCATGATTCAAGAAACTATCGAGCAAAAATTAAACGACCAGTTCAGTGTTAAGCATTTAGAAATCGTTAACGAAAGCCATATGCACAGTGTGCCAGCCAATTCCGAAACACACTTTAAGGTGGTGCTCGTAGCTGATGAGTTTGCTGGCATGAACAAAGTCAAGCAACACCAAGCGATCTATGCGGCGCTTAAAGATGAACTCGCAGGTCCGGTACATGCCCTTGCCTTGCATACCTTTGCGCCGGACACTTGGCAGAAACAAAGCGTGCCTGATTCTCCTAATTGTTTGGGTGGTAATGGAAAATAA
- the argF gene encoding ornithine carbamoyltransferase, whose translation MGSMQVKTPRHLLTLLDLTPAELQHITSRATELKRMHRAGEIYEPLKNKVLGMIFEKSSTRTRVSFEAGIAQLGGSAIFLSPRDTQLGRGEPIEDSAKVLSRMCDIIMIRTFGHDIVENFSANSRVPVINALTDDFHPCQLLADMQTYQEHRGSIKGKTVVWVGDGNNMCHSYINAAKQFDFNLVVNCPEGFEPMAELMEANKDRVKIIRDTKEAAKGAHLLVTDVWASMGQEEEQKEREKVFKSYQVSPAVMDLADKDALFMHCLPAHRGEEISHDMLDDPRSVVWDEAENRLHAQKALMEFLLSA comes from the coding sequence ATGGGCAGCATGCAAGTTAAAACCCCGAGACACCTTCTGACGCTGTTAGATCTTACACCAGCGGAACTACAGCACATCACCAGTCGTGCAACCGAATTGAAGCGCATGCATCGTGCAGGGGAAATTTACGAACCACTAAAAAACAAAGTACTGGGAATGATCTTCGAAAAATCATCTACCCGTACTCGCGTGAGCTTTGAAGCGGGTATCGCGCAATTAGGTGGCTCAGCGATCTTCCTATCGCCACGCGATACTCAATTGGGTCGCGGTGAGCCTATCGAAGACAGCGCAAAAGTGCTTTCTCGTATGTGTGACATCATCATGATCCGTACATTTGGCCATGACATCGTTGAAAATTTCTCTGCAAATTCTCGCGTACCCGTCATTAACGCACTGACTGATGATTTTCATCCATGTCAGTTACTAGCAGATATGCAAACCTACCAAGAACACCGCGGCAGCATCAAAGGCAAGACTGTGGTGTGGGTGGGTGACGGTAACAACATGTGCCATAGCTACATCAATGCCGCCAAGCAGTTCGATTTTAATTTAGTGGTGAACTGCCCTGAAGGTTTCGAACCCATGGCCGAACTTATGGAAGCCAATAAAGACCGCGTTAAAATCATTCGCGATACAAAAGAAGCTGCCAAAGGTGCCCATTTATTGGTGACGGATGTCTGGGCATCCATGGGGCAAGAAGAAGAACAAAAAGAGCGTGAAAAAGTTTTTAAATCTTACCAAGTTAGCCCAGCAGTGATGGACTTGGCTGATAAAGACGCCCTCTTCATGCACTGTTTACCTGCTCACCGTGGCGAAGAAATCAGTCACGATATGCTTGATGATCCGCGCTCTGTGGTATGGGACGAAGCAGAAAACCGCCTGCACGCACAAAAAGCCCTGATGGAATTTTTGCTTAGTGCTTAG
- a CDS encoding STAS domain-containing protein produces the protein MSSVIVDEQGSEVIISINGRFDFNILQEFRDAYSSLESSSKAFVVDLGKTEYIDSSALGMLLNMKNHLGSDDQGIEIRNCQPNLKKIFSIAHFDKKFLFK, from the coding sequence ATGTCTAGTGTTATTGTCGATGAGCAGGGCTCGGAAGTGATAATTTCCATAAACGGAAGATTCGACTTCAACATCCTGCAGGAATTCCGCGATGCGTATAGCAGTTTAGAGAGTTCAAGTAAGGCCTTCGTAGTGGACTTGGGTAAGACTGAGTATATTGACAGTTCAGCATTAGGCATGTTGTTAAATATGAAAAATCACCTAGGCAGTGATGATCAGGGAATCGAGATTCGGAATTGCCAGCCCAACCTCAAGAAGATTTTTTCAATTGCTCACTTCGATAAGAAATTCTTGTTTAAATAA
- a CDS encoding aspartate aminotransferase family protein: MQHQAIMNTYGRLPVTFSHAKGAYVYDDKGNSYLDALSGIAVCGLGHAHPAVTQAICEQADNLVHVSNLYGINRQNELAEKLTKISGMDNVFFSNSGAEANEAAIKIARKYGNEKGVELPTILVAENAFHGRTMATLTATGNKNAQAGFGPLLDGFERVPYNDLEAAKKAIEKNPNIVAVLIEPVQGEGGVTAGLDDYLTGLRKLCDQNDLLYMLDEIQTGNGRTGQYFAYQHYNWKPDVVTTAKGLGNGVPIGACLAKGKAAEVLQPGSHGSTYGGNPLACSAGCAVIDTITSANLCERVQALGERIRHQLQSHLDNQQVTEYRGKGLMIGIVLNTDEACGAIMKMALDEGLLLNVTAGNVVRLLPPFILTDEQADTVAEKTANVIKAFLAEKQ, encoded by the coding sequence GTGCAACATCAAGCGATCATGAATACCTACGGCCGGCTACCAGTAACATTTAGTCATGCCAAGGGCGCTTATGTATATGATGACAAAGGCAATAGCTACCTAGATGCGCTGTCGGGCATCGCTGTGTGCGGGCTAGGTCATGCTCACCCTGCTGTGACTCAAGCTATTTGTGAACAAGCAGATAATCTGGTCCATGTTTCCAATTTGTACGGTATTAATCGACAAAACGAATTAGCCGAAAAGCTAACCAAGATTAGCGGCATGGATAATGTTTTCTTCAGCAATTCAGGCGCCGAAGCTAATGAAGCAGCAATCAAAATCGCTCGCAAATATGGCAATGAAAAAGGTGTCGAACTACCAACTATTTTAGTTGCAGAAAATGCTTTCCACGGCCGCACTATGGCGACCCTAACTGCAACAGGTAATAAAAACGCTCAAGCTGGCTTTGGTCCGCTTTTAGATGGCTTCGAGCGTGTACCCTACAACGATTTAGAAGCAGCTAAAAAAGCCATTGAAAAGAATCCGAATATTGTTGCCGTATTAATAGAACCAGTCCAAGGAGAAGGTGGTGTCACCGCCGGGCTAGACGACTATTTAACGGGCTTACGCAAACTATGCGATCAGAACGACCTGCTTTATATGCTAGATGAAATTCAAACGGGTAACGGCCGCACTGGGCAATATTTTGCGTACCAACACTACAACTGGAAGCCAGACGTAGTGACGACCGCAAAAGGCTTGGGTAATGGCGTGCCTATCGGCGCGTGCTTGGCCAAGGGCAAAGCAGCAGAAGTGCTTCAACCCGGTAGCCATGGCTCCACCTATGGCGGTAACCCCCTAGCGTGTAGCGCAGGCTGTGCCGTTATCGACACAATTACTTCTGCCAACTTGTGCGAGCGCGTTCAAGCGTTGGGAGAACGTATTCGTCATCAGCTGCAATCACATTTGGATAATCAGCAAGTAACAGAATACCGCGGAAAAGGCTTAATGATTGGTATTGTTTTAAATACAGATGAAGCCTGCGGCGCCATTATGAAAATGGCATTGGATGAAGGATTGTTATTAAACGTTACAGCAGGAAATGTTGTACGTTTATTGCCACCCTTTATTTTAACTGACGAGCAAGCGGACACAGTGGCAGAAAAAACCGCCAATGTGATCAAAGCTTTCCTCGCCGAAAAGCAATAA
- a CDS encoding ATP-binding SpoIIE family protein phosphatase codes for MHILVVDDQVTNREILKWLLEDEGHQVSEAQNGEEAVNEFKSGDFDLVLMDVIMPIMDGLEATKRIKEIGQEDNYVPVIFLTALDDAKALKDCLDSGGDDFLSKPYNEVILKAKIHAHLRIRELTRDISEKNAVLTHYNSLWQREQNIVSHIFNKALEHNIKNTRSLRTHIQPASTFNGDIVLSAPSLTGGLYVFVGDFTGHGLGASIGTLPLVHAFNELAIRHLSVGEIAYEFNRMLRSMLPDYMFCCATIVELNESGDSVQLWTGGLPDGYLISESEGVVDTLCSENMPLGIESDERFNKGFQVKHLKSDQKLIIITDGIIEAESQRGDFFGEKRLQQCLNQTERDSFKHVLKTLKAYTAEAKQSDDITLVEVNAGKVELEEGQHDLVNHSVVQDGIVWSMNCTLSIQDLQRGQPVEEVMSILGAQSVIRPYRDLVGLLISELYSNALEHGILGLDSALKQTTEGFQSYYQQREQHLASLEEAHLKLMIQVINGADHRLLNIRMTDSGNGFDVDKIFDASHEDSFGRGIGLIKRLCSRVEYLDGGSTVDVDFPLLLKS; via the coding sequence ATGCACATATTAGTAGTAGATGATCAGGTAACCAACCGAGAAATTCTAAAATGGTTGCTTGAGGATGAAGGCCATCAAGTTTCCGAGGCGCAAAATGGTGAAGAAGCAGTAAACGAGTTCAAATCTGGCGATTTTGATCTGGTTTTAATGGACGTGATTATGCCCATCATGGACGGCTTGGAAGCCACGAAACGCATAAAAGAAATTGGTCAAGAAGACAATTATGTCCCAGTTATATTCTTAACTGCGTTGGACGACGCGAAAGCTTTGAAAGACTGCCTAGACTCTGGCGGTGACGACTTCTTAAGTAAACCCTACAATGAAGTAATTCTTAAAGCCAAAATACATGCCCATCTTCGTATTCGCGAATTAACGCGCGATATTTCTGAGAAAAACGCTGTGCTCACTCATTACAATAGTTTGTGGCAAAGAGAGCAAAATATTGTTTCCCATATCTTTAACAAAGCCTTAGAGCACAATATAAAAAACACACGCTCACTGCGAACTCACATCCAGCCTGCGTCCACGTTTAATGGTGATATTGTCTTGTCTGCGCCCAGTTTAACTGGCGGGCTCTATGTGTTTGTTGGGGACTTTACCGGACACGGTTTAGGAGCATCCATCGGTACCTTACCGTTGGTACACGCGTTTAATGAACTCGCTATTCGCCATTTAAGTGTGGGTGAAATCGCTTATGAGTTTAACCGTATGCTTCGGTCGATGTTACCTGATTATATGTTTTGCTGTGCCACAATTGTTGAATTGAATGAGAGTGGTGACAGCGTGCAATTATGGACTGGCGGTTTGCCTGATGGATATCTCATTAGTGAATCCGAAGGGGTGGTGGACACACTGTGTTCAGAGAATATGCCCTTGGGCATAGAATCCGATGAAAGATTTAATAAGGGCTTTCAGGTTAAACATCTTAAATCGGATCAGAAGTTAATTATTATCACTGACGGTATTATTGAGGCAGAAAGTCAGCGCGGTGATTTCTTCGGAGAGAAACGCTTGCAGCAATGCCTAAATCAAACTGAGCGAGATTCATTTAAACATGTTTTGAAAACACTAAAGGCCTATACCGCTGAAGCAAAACAAAGTGACGACATTACCCTAGTAGAGGTGAATGCAGGCAAAGTGGAGCTGGAGGAAGGGCAGCATGACCTTGTGAATCATAGTGTTGTTCAAGATGGTATTGTTTGGTCAATGAATTGCACCTTGTCGATACAAGATTTACAACGAGGACAGCCAGTAGAAGAGGTCATGTCTATTTTGGGGGCGCAAAGCGTCATCAGACCTTACCGTGATTTAGTCGGATTATTGATTTCGGAGCTGTATTCAAATGCGTTAGAGCACGGCATCTTGGGTTTAGATAGCGCTTTGAAACAAACCACAGAAGGCTTTCAAAGTTATTACCAGCAAAGAGAGCAACACTTGGCGTCATTAGAAGAAGCACACCTAAAGCTGATGATTCAAGTAATCAATGGTGCAGATCATAGGTTGCTCAATATCCGGATGACGGACAGTGGTAATGGTTTCGATGTGGATAAGATATTTGATGCCAGTCACGAAGATTCATTCGGTCGTGGCATCGGCTTGATTAAGCGATTGTGCAGTCGTGTCGAATACCTAGATGGCGGCAGTACAGTGGACGTGGATTTTCCGTTGCTGCTCAAATCATAA
- a CDS encoding YecA family protein yields the protein MSTLAALDEDQLETLALFLEEQSEVADGLDFFALHGLLTANAVALHRLDWLALEPIVFAEPVKWSSDQDKQTILSLIDTLQKEIIELVESGQSFPVPCDLNVEADEDGEAAPLENWCVGFIMLSMEDEKSWYGEHEEQAAELLFPIVYASGVNAEAPEFAEIDEDDRLSKQVCADIPDNVVDLFLLYHGDK from the coding sequence ATGAGTACCTTAGCCGCATTAGATGAAGATCAGTTAGAAACCCTAGCCCTCTTTTTAGAGGAACAAAGCGAAGTGGCCGATGGGCTGGATTTTTTTGCCCTACATGGATTACTTACCGCCAATGCCGTAGCGTTACATCGCCTAGACTGGTTAGCACTGGAACCTATTGTTTTTGCTGAACCTGTAAAATGGTCGTCTGACCAGGATAAGCAAACAATCCTATCGCTGATTGATACGCTACAAAAAGAAATCATCGAATTAGTAGAGTCCGGTCAAAGCTTCCCGGTACCGTGCGATCTTAACGTGGAAGCGGATGAAGACGGTGAAGCAGCACCACTAGAGAACTGGTGCGTAGGCTTTATTATGCTAAGCATGGAAGACGAAAAAAGCTGGTACGGGGAACACGAAGAGCAAGCAGCCGAGCTGCTATTCCCCATCGTCTACGCGTCTGGCGTGAATGCAGAAGCACCAGAGTTTGCCGAAATTGACGAAGACGATCGCTTAAGCAAACAAGTATGTGCCGATATACCTGATAACGTTGTGGATTTATTTTTGCTCTATCACGGCGATAAATAA
- the grxD gene encoding Grx4 family monothiol glutaredoxin — protein sequence MSDIMDQIKEQIESNDVLLYMKGNPNQPQCGFSARAVQALMECGKRFAYVDVLSNPDIRSNLPIYANWPTFPQLWVKGELVGGCDIITEMGANGELKQIIDQAVPDEA from the coding sequence ATGTCAGACATCATGGATCAAATCAAAGAGCAAATCGAAAGCAACGACGTCCTGCTTTATATGAAAGGCAACCCTAATCAGCCCCAGTGTGGTTTCTCTGCTCGTGCGGTGCAGGCGCTGATGGAGTGCGGTAAGCGCTTCGCTTATGTTGACGTACTATCTAATCCTGACATTCGTTCAAACTTACCTATATACGCTAACTGGCCAACGTTCCCACAGCTTTGGGTCAAAGGTGAGTTAGTAGGTGGTTGTGACATCATCACGGAAATGGGCGCCAATGGTGAGCTGAAGCAGATTATCGATCAAGCGGTGCCTGACGAAGCTTAA
- a CDS encoding LysR family transcriptional regulator: protein MRGPRVTLEQWRTLQAVIDHGGYAQAAEALHKSQSSISYTVGKLQEQLGMELLHIEGRKAVLTSAGEALLQRSRHLIEHAMELEAVAASLEQGWEAEVRLAMDAIFPKSILINAFKDFLPKSSNTKVVLREEVLSGAAEALLEKKVELSITPVVPPGFMGEKLMDIQFIAVAHPDHELQKLGRPVTMKDLESQMHIVIKDSAIKQNRDSGWLGSDLRWTVSNFESARALLASGLGFSWLPTHEACDLINEGNVKPLELDTDYRKQGSLYLVYASKEIAGPATNLLADCIQTCTKAYEATHPALEELMAK from the coding sequence ATGCGTGGACCAAGAGTCACACTTGAGCAATGGCGAACCCTGCAAGCGGTAATTGATCATGGCGGCTATGCCCAAGCTGCTGAAGCTTTGCACAAGAGCCAGTCTTCAATCAGCTATACCGTTGGCAAGCTTCAGGAGCAGCTTGGTATGGAGCTATTGCATATCGAAGGTCGAAAGGCGGTACTGACTTCCGCTGGAGAAGCTCTATTGCAGCGCTCTCGTCATTTGATTGAGCACGCGATGGAATTAGAGGCCGTAGCAGCGAGTTTAGAGCAAGGTTGGGAAGCAGAAGTTCGTTTAGCGATGGATGCGATCTTCCCTAAATCAATTCTGATAAACGCGTTTAAAGATTTTTTACCCAAAAGCAGCAATACCAAGGTCGTGCTCAGAGAAGAAGTGCTGTCGGGTGCAGCCGAAGCGTTACTAGAGAAAAAGGTCGAGTTATCGATTACGCCCGTTGTGCCCCCAGGGTTTATGGGTGAAAAGCTAATGGATATTCAATTTATTGCGGTGGCTCATCCGGATCATGAGCTCCAGAAGCTAGGTCGTCCTGTGACGATGAAAGACCTAGAATCCCAGATGCACATTGTCATTAAAGACAGTGCGATTAAACAAAATCGAGATTCAGGTTGGTTAGGATCGGATTTACGCTGGACAGTCTCTAATTTTGAAAGCGCTAGAGCCTTATTAGCAAGTGGTTTAGGTTTTTCTTGGTTACCGACACATGAAGCCTGTGATTTAATCAACGAAGGCAACGTTAAACCTCTGGAACTGGATACGGATTACCGTAAGCAGGGGAGTTTGTACCTAGTCTATGCGAGTAAAGAAATAGCCGGACCTGCAACGAATCTGCTAGCGGATTGTATTCAGACATGCACAAAAGCTTATGAAGCAACTCATCCAGCTTTAGAAGAGCTAATGGCCAAATAG
- a CDS encoding DUF2058 domain-containing protein, whose translation MAKSLQEQLLSAGLTNKKKLKQSEREKQKQAKQKREGEDVIDEAKLRAEEARKAKLEKDRALNEEQNEKAKAKAIAAQIKQLIESNAIDLNNGEIDYNFTDGKKIKRIQVTDRAHKQLSRGVLAIAKLGPTYHVIPANIADKIRQRNEDYIASQVVSGDDEFSKEDDPYADYPIPDDLMW comes from the coding sequence ATGGCAAAGTCTCTACAAGAACAACTGCTAAGCGCAGGCTTAACCAATAAGAAAAAATTAAAGCAATCAGAACGCGAAAAGCAAAAGCAAGCCAAGCAGAAGCGTGAAGGCGAGGATGTCATTGACGAAGCCAAATTACGAGCAGAAGAAGCTCGTAAAGCTAAGCTCGAGAAAGATCGCGCCTTAAATGAAGAGCAAAATGAAAAGGCCAAAGCCAAAGCTATTGCCGCGCAAATCAAACAACTCATCGAAAGCAATGCGATTGACTTGAATAATGGCGAAATTGATTACAATTTTACCGACGGTAAAAAGATAAAACGTATTCAGGTTACTGATCGGGCTCACAAGCAACTGAGCCGTGGCGTTTTAGCCATCGCCAAGCTAGGTCCCACCTATCACGTTATCCCAGCGAATATTGCCGACAAAATCCGCCAGCGAAATGAAGATTACATTGCATCTCAAGTGGTCAGTGGTGACGACGAGTTCTCAAAAGAGGACGATCCCTATGCAGACTACCCAATTCCTGATGATTTGATGTGGTAA
- the ylqF gene encoding ribosome biogenesis GTPase YlqF: MAIQWFPGHMHRARKQILETIANIDLVIEVLDARLPYSSENPIIPDLLKDRPCLKLLNKTDLADPELTQVWLDYFNSRENTRAIALTGLDKKQVKRITQYCHEMLPERRESKKSIRTMIVGIPNVGKSTLINTLAGRTVAKAGNLPALTRHPQQIKINDGIVLSDTPGILWPKIHNVKSGFRLAASGAVRDTALDYFEVAEFAGQMLIDLYPERLVERYKLKALPESGEEVIDAIGRKRGCLRSGGVVDMHKAAEILIHELRNGKMGKLTYETPDIMEAEEAALAEERARKEAEAEEKKAKK; encoded by the coding sequence ATGGCCATTCAATGGTTCCCTGGACACATGCATCGTGCCCGTAAGCAAATTTTAGAGACTATCGCCAATATCGATTTAGTGATTGAAGTTCTAGACGCACGCCTGCCCTATTCCAGTGAAAACCCCATCATTCCCGATCTATTGAAAGACCGCCCTTGCTTAAAATTACTGAACAAGACGGACTTAGCCGATCCTGAATTGACCCAAGTATGGCTGGATTATTTTAATAGTCGTGAGAATACACGAGCTATTGCACTTACTGGCTTAGATAAAAAACAAGTCAAACGCATCACTCAATATTGCCATGAAATGCTACCGGAACGTCGCGAATCGAAAAAATCCATTCGTACCATGATTGTCGGTATTCCCAACGTCGGTAAGTCGACATTGATCAACACACTCGCTGGACGTACCGTCGCTAAGGCTGGCAACTTGCCAGCCCTAACTCGTCATCCACAACAAATTAAAATCAACGACGGCATTGTGTTATCCGACACGCCAGGGATTTTATGGCCCAAAATACATAATGTGAAAAGTGGTTTTCGTTTAGCAGCAAGTGGTGCGGTTCGTGACACTGCATTGGATTATTTTGAAGTAGCCGAATTTGCTGGGCAAATGCTTATCGACCTTTATCCGGAACGCTTAGTCGAACGCTACAAATTAAAGGCACTACCCGAGAGTGGCGAAGAGGTCATTGATGCCATTGGGCGCAAGCGCGGTTGCTTGCGAAGTGGTGGCGTGGTTGATATGCATAAAGCAGCTGAAATCTTGATCCATGAACTTCGTAACGGCAAAATGGGCAAATTAACCTATGAAACGCCAGACATAATGGAAGCAGAAGAAGCGGCATTAGCGGAAGAGCGGGCTCGTAAAGAAGCTGAAGCTGAAGAGAAAAAAGCGAAGAAATAA
- a CDS encoding GIY-YIG nuclease family protein has protein sequence MTNYRKGTIYVGVTSDLKKRVWQHKNNAVDSFTARYGLKTLVYYEVTENMESAIQREKRLKHWNRSWKLNLIDSFNPSWRDLYIDLF, from the coding sequence ATGACTAATTATCGAAAAGGCACCATCTATGTTGGAGTTACATCGGATTTAAAAAAGCGAGTGTGGCAACATAAGAACAATGCAGTTGATTCCTTTACCGCGCGGTATGGATTAAAAACGTTAGTCTATTACGAAGTTACTGAAAATATGGAAAGTGCTATTCAACGAGAAAAGAGGTTAAAGCATTGGAATCGTTCTTGGAAGTTGAATCTAATCGATAGCTTTAATCCTAGTTGGCGTGATCTGTATATTGATTTATTTTGA
- a CDS encoding YbaN family protein, whose amino-acid sequence MNKRILHYFLIGFGWISVVLGVVGIFLPLLPTTPFLLLAAACFVRSSPRFYNWLVQHPKLGNYIIHYLEGNGIPLRGKIMAITMIWVTMGISIIWVVPVWWVKWVLAAIGLSVSIYIARQPTLNSDLPAIEARPQHDDS is encoded by the coding sequence ATGAATAAGCGCATTCTTCATTATTTTTTGATCGGATTCGGCTGGATCAGTGTTGTTCTAGGGGTGGTTGGTATTTTCTTACCCTTACTTCCCACAACGCCGTTTTTACTATTGGCAGCCGCTTGCTTTGTACGCTCTAGTCCACGCTTTTACAACTGGTTAGTTCAGCATCCTAAGCTAGGGAATTACATCATTCACTATTTGGAAGGTAATGGAATTCCTCTACGCGGGAAGATTATGGCAATCACCATGATTTGGGTCACCATGGGGATCAGTATTATCTGGGTCGTTCCTGTTTGGTGGGTAAAGTGGGTGCTCGCTGCTATAGGCTTGAGTGTCAGCATCTACATAGCGCGACAACCCACTCTTAATTCCGATCTTCCTGCTATCGAAGCCAGACCTCAACACGACGATTCTTAG
- a CDS encoding substrate-binding domain-containing protein, with protein sequence MKYSLLFLFSWIFSSFVFASLSVEQEARLNQSLSEILVKPAPFEALVGSSEKTLFSIQGSNTIGGSLAPNLAMEYLKAKGAKNVMIRPLPTANEKLITGDLPDQGKSVNIFIAAHGSSTGFKKLVDGQAQIWAASRPVKDKEVKAAQPLANLRAPESEHVLGIDGLAIIVNPDNPVSQLSKEQVGLIYSGQISNWSQLGGQDRAITLYARDNKSGTWDSFKSMVLAKRFTLSSDAFRYESSEDLVDSVLTDPSGIGFVGLGFVKEAKLVAISDGPAQPFQPSIMTVATEDYALSRRLFLYTPGASKNKYVNEFLAFAEGIQGQRVVNAEGYISQNVEAMDVALPDELPQDYLAMVKNAKRLSINFRFKEGSAKLDNKALKDIQRLAYYMTEHPQQELVLIGFGDRRKNKERSKLLSKLRAMAVRRELSRLGIYPDEAEGYGEYNPVAAFEQSAATKNRRVEVWLR encoded by the coding sequence ATGAAATATAGCCTTTTATTCCTTTTCTCTTGGATTTTCTCCTCTTTTGTTTTTGCCTCGTTAAGTGTTGAGCAAGAAGCTCGACTCAATCAATCATTATCAGAAATTCTGGTGAAGCCTGCGCCTTTTGAAGCGCTAGTAGGTTCGTCGGAAAAGACGTTATTCAGCATCCAAGGTTCCAATACTATTGGTGGAAGTTTGGCGCCTAATTTGGCTATGGAGTACTTAAAGGCCAAGGGTGCAAAAAATGTAATGATTCGTCCGTTGCCCACTGCAAACGAGAAGCTGATTACTGGTGATCTGCCGGACCAAGGAAAAAGCGTGAATATCTTTATCGCGGCTCATGGTTCAAGTACCGGCTTTAAAAAACTGGTCGATGGCCAAGCGCAAATCTGGGCAGCCTCTCGCCCAGTCAAAGATAAAGAGGTGAAAGCAGCGCAACCATTAGCAAATTTACGCGCTCCTGAATCAGAGCATGTTCTAGGGATTGATGGTTTGGCGATTATCGTCAATCCAGATAACCCTGTGTCTCAATTAAGTAAGGAACAAGTGGGTTTGATTTATAGCGGTCAAATTAGCAATTGGTCGCAATTGGGTGGTCAAGATCGAGCAATCACACTGTATGCGCGTGATAATAAATCGGGTACCTGGGATAGCTTCAAATCAATGGTGTTAGCAAAAAGGTTTACATTATCGAGCGATGCTTTCCGCTATGAGTCCAGTGAGGATCTTGTCGATAGCGTCCTAACCGATCCTTCTGGTATTGGTTTTGTTGGTCTTGGTTTTGTTAAAGAAGCTAAATTGGTTGCCATTAGCGACGGTCCGGCACAACCTTTTCAGCCATCAATCATGACGGTGGCTACTGAAGACTATGCCTTGAGTCGTCGACTATTTTTGTATACACCGGGCGCGAGCAAAAACAAATATGTAAATGAGTTTTTGGCCTTTGCCGAAGGAATTCAAGGCCAGCGTGTTGTCAATGCCGAAGGTTACATCTCACAAAACGTAGAAGCTATGGATGTTGCTTTGCCTGACGAATTGCCTCAGGACTATTTGGCGATGGTTAAAAACGCTAAGCGTTTGAGTATTAACTTTCGTTTTAAGGAAGGCAGCGCCAAACTCGACAATAAAGCCCTAAAAGATATTCAACGTCTTGCTTATTATATGACGGAACACCCACAGCAAGAACTCGTGCTCATTGGCTTTGGTGATCGCCGCAAAAACAAAGAACGCTCAAAGCTCTTGTCTAAACTACGCGCCATGGCTGTGCGCCGTGAGTTATCTCGCTTAGGTATTTATCCAGATGAAGCCGAAGGCTATGGCGAATACAATCCTGTTGCAGCCTTTGAACAGTCTGCAGCGACTAAGAATCGTCGTGTTGAGGTCTGGCTTCGATAG
- a CDS encoding START domain-containing protein yields the protein MKLLSQILSIAIFAMLPLQASSADSTSSSVSEWDLEADNEDLAIEVFTRSVGDSPLKEFKGVTFIKAPVTAFVALLEDTKRATQWMHNVIQFDMVEEISDTEKVVYTVNETPWPVTDRDVYVHSSFVADSKGAVTSHLRAQGGHTKNDDFVRMPSIQGKWEFTPQDDGMTKVVYQVHADPGGSLPDWLVNAIVVDTPLNTLENLHEVIHDEQYQDKEYDFINKAIAAD from the coding sequence ATGAAACTCCTATCCCAAATCTTATCTATTGCGATTTTTGCCATGTTACCCCTGCAGGCTTCTAGTGCAGATAGCACAAGCAGTTCAGTATCAGAATGGGACCTTGAGGCTGACAATGAAGATTTAGCAATCGAAGTTTTTACTCGATCTGTCGGGGATTCACCACTCAAAGAGTTTAAAGGTGTTACCTTTATAAAAGCCCCAGTGACCGCTTTTGTTGCTTTGTTGGAGGATACTAAGCGTGCCACACAATGGATGCACAACGTGATTCAATTTGACATGGTCGAAGAAATTTCGGATACCGAGAAAGTGGTGTACACAGTTAATGAAACCCCGTGGCCGGTAACAGACCGTGACGTATACGTGCATTCGTCTTTTGTTGCAGATAGTAAAGGTGCTGTCACCTCACATCTAAGGGCGCAAGGTGGCCATACTAAAAATGATGACTTTGTGCGTATGCCGAGTATTCAAGGAAAATGGGAATTTACACCGCAAGACGATGGCATGACCAAAGTGGTATATCAAGTACACGCTGATCCAGGCGGTAGTCTTCCCGACTGGTTGGTAAATGCCATCGTGGTGGATACGCCATTGAATACCTTAGAAAACCTCCATGAAGTCATTCATGACGAACAGTACCAAGACAAAGAGTATGACTTTATTAATAAAGCGATAGCGGCTGATTAG